The genomic stretch CTTGCGGGAAAGAGACATTACGAATATGCGGATGGCATTGCGCACAAATGCCGCCACCTATCTGGTGGCGGACATCGACCGGGGGGGAGTGTTTGCCTCCGTCTACGGTTCCATCACCCTGCTTTCAGAGGAAGAAAGAAAATTGATCAAAGGAATTATCATCAACAAATTCAGAGGCGACATATCCCTCTTCGACGAGGGGAGAAAGATCATCCACGATCTCACGGGTATACCTGTTGTCGGCGTGATTCCCTATTTCAAAGACATTTATATCGAAGAAGAGGACTCCGTCTCACTGGAGACCAAAAACACCAAAGCCGGGAGCGGCAAGATCAACGTGGCCATCGTACTCCTGAAACGCCTTTCCAATTTCACGGACTTCAGCGTGCTGGAACGAGATGAACGATTCCATGCCTACTACACGAATAACGTGGAAGAAATTGGCAAAGCCGACATCATCATCCTACCGGGAACGAAAAACACGATCTCCGATCTGCGGAACATTCGGGCAAACGGTATCGCGGAGGCAGTCATCCGGGCTCACAAAGAAGGTAAAAAAGTGATCGGTATTTGCGGGGGATACCAGATGATGGGCGCCCGGATCGAGGACCCGGATCAGATAGAGGGGGACATGACCGCCATTCCCGGCCTGGGCATCCTTCCTCTTGTCACGATCATGGAACCTGAAAAAGTCACCCGCCAAGACCAATTCACCTTCCGCAATCACCCGGAAACCTGCAAGGGGTACGAGATACACATGGGCCGAACGACCTTATTAGACGGGGCTCCGGAAGCTCCCTTGAACCGTTTACACGACGGACGGACAGACGGCTATATCTTAAACGAAAGATGCTGGGGTAGTTACCTCCACGGAATTTTAGACAATGACATCGTCCTCAACGAACTGGCAGAAGGACTGACCCAAGCATCCCCCACAACCTTCAATTATACCGATTTCAAAGATCAACAATATAACAAACTGGCCGATCACGTACGCGCACACGTTGACCTGCCATACATTTATTCCACCCTTAAAACCAAGTAATATGCTGAACGGACACGGAGATGACATATACAAATCAAACACGGAAATAAAAGCTAATTTCTCCACCAACGTATGGTATGACGCGGACACGGATATTCTCCGTTCCATGCTGATCACCCAAATCGACAAAATATTCCATTACCCGGAGCCTGCCGCCGAATCATTCGTGCGGGAAGTTGCCCGGTTCCATAACCTG from Butyricimonas virosa encodes the following:
- a CDS encoding cobyric acid synthase, with amino-acid sequence MSFLRSIMFVGTCSDAGKSIINTAFCRIFKQDGYHPAPFKAQNMSLNSYSTPDGLEIGRAQAVQAEACGITPESDMNPVLLKPTNEQCSQVVLNGKPVGNMSAREYFMSNNKAELFNQAYAAYERLQVRYSPIVLEGAGSISEINLRERDITNMRMALRTNAATYLVADIDRGGVFASVYGSITLLSEEERKLIKGIIINKFRGDISLFDEGRKIIHDLTGIPVVGVIPYFKDIYIEEEDSVSLETKNTKAGSGKINVAIVLLKRLSNFTDFSVLERDERFHAYYTNNVEEIGKADIIILPGTKNTISDLRNIRANGIAEAVIRAHKEGKKVIGICGGYQMMGARIEDPDQIEGDMTAIPGLGILPLVTIMEPEKVTRQDQFTFRNHPETCKGYEIHMGRTTLLDGAPEAPLNRLHDGRTDGYILNERCWGSYLHGILDNDIVLNELAEGLTQASPTTFNYTDFKDQQYNKLADHVRAHVDLPYIYSTLKTK